From the Maridesulfovibrio zosterae DSM 11974 genome, the window TTTTCAGTAGCTCCAAGGTTTGCTCTAATCTTATCCTTAGAGGTAATCGCAGCGTCGAGAGCTCCAAGAGCTGCCTGTGCGGCTTCCTGAGTTGAAACAGTATAACCGGCATCTAGTGCACTCTGATTACCTACCCCGAGAGCAGAAGCGGTACAATTTCCGATTTCAACAGTATACTTATCCTCTGCGGAATCATTTCCTGTTCCGAAGTGGATCGTCATGGCCTCATCACCATCAAGATTACCATTCAGAAGGTAAATACCATTAAAGTCAGTTGCACTGGCAATTCGTGTTATTTCCGATGCCATAGCCTGATATTCCTGATCGATCAGAGCTCGCTGGTCAGAAGTATATGATCCGGTTGAGGCCTGTTCTGCCAGTTCCTTCATGCGGATAAGCTTCTCATCCACAACGGAAAGAGCGCCGTCAGCTGTCTGAATCATTGAAATACCATCGTTAGCATTTCGTACGCCCTGACCAAGTGTAGAAACATCAGAACGCATTAACTCGCGTACCGCCAAACCAGCGGCATCATCAGATGAAGAGTTGATACGCAGACCTGACGACATCTTCTCCGTTGACTTCCCAAGAGCCTTATATGAATCATTAAGGTGACGGGCAGCGGAATTAGCCATTGTGTTGTTGTTAATTACCAAACTCATAAAAACCTCCGTGTTGTATCGTACATCCTTGCACTATAAGTCAGGTGACCGATTCACCTGCTTGTACTTATTTATACGCAGCGGAGTTAAAGAACGTTTATATCGGAAAATTATTCATAGAAGGCTTGCTGTCATACATCTATACAGTTCAATATTGAATCTTAATGTTTCTTAATGTTATTAACATTTTTTTACACAAAACTTTTTTGCTTATTCCTTCTAAACAATTATGGTCCTACACAGGAGAACATTATGAATAAGATACTTCTTATAGATGACGACCCTGAAATGGGAGAACTGTTGTCCACCTATCTGGACGGCGAAGGTTACACACTGCATCACGCATGCACAGCAAAAGATGGCCTGAAAGTGATAGAACATGGAGATTTTGAGCTTGTACTTCTGGACATTGTGTTGCCCGATATCAGCGGACTTAATGTACTGGGAAAAATCAGGCAGGATTCTACCATTCCAGTCATCATGCTGACAGGTAAAGGAGATGAGGTGGATAGAGTTGTAGGTCTTGAAATGGGGGCAGATGACTATATTTGCAAGCCGTTCCCGCTTCGTGAACTGCTGGCACGTATGAGAGCTTCGCTCAGACGCTGCTCTATGAGCAAATCGTCCATCATCCATACTCCCAGTTCAAAAGGAAAACTCAAAGTTGGCGGAATTGAGGTCAATCTTGATTCCCAGTCAATAATAGTCCAAGGATTAGAAACTCACTTCACTGCAGCTGAATTCAGTATTATTGAACATTTAGCTGTTAATTGCGGAAAACTTGTTGAACGTGATGAGCTTATGGAAATAGCTTTAGGACGTACTGTTGATTTTGATGACTATGTTCTTAATGTTCACATGAGCAACCTACGCCGGAAAATAGGTGATTCAGTTGCTATCAAAACGATCAGAGGACGTGGATACATGATGACAGCAAGAAATAAAACCGAAGCATGATCCGTTTACGTTTAGCTGTTATTGCTCTCTTATTCTCACTACTGGTCATTGCAACCAGTATTTTACCATGTTTTGCAGGAGACACGGATGTCACCTCAGAACTGGACTCATTAGACCTTGAAGACCTTTTACAAGTTGAAATGGTCTCTCCTTCTGAACGCAAACAATCTCTCGAACATATTCCAGGGTCATATACTATTCTTACCGCTGAAGACATCAAAAGCAGCGGAGCTAAAAATATCCCCGAAGCGTTAAGAACAGTTCCCGGTGTAATGGTCACCAGAACAGACACAGCTAAATGGTCTATCGGAATTCGCGGTTTTTCAGGAGTTTTTAACTCCAAACAATTAATACTGGTAGACAACCGCCCGATAACCTCCCCTTATTTTGACGGCGTAATATGGTCTACCAAAGATCTGGCAATTGAAACAGTTAAACGAATCGAGATTATCCGGGGACCGTGGACTAGCCTGTGGGGTTCTGAGTCTTTTAATGGAGTAATAAATATAATAACAAAATCCGCTGCAGAAATGCAGGGAACCCAAAGCGTAACTACAGCCGGAACTGACGGGGCAAGTCAATTTATACGTCATGGCGAAAAAGTTACCAGTAAGGGTACGCTCGCCGTATATGCTAAGGGTGGATATGAAGGTGGAAAATCCTATAAAATAAGAGGTCGAACAGAAAAAGGGTCAACAAACTGGGTTACAGGATCTGCCGGATTCAGAACAGACTGGCTCAACACATACACTGATCAATTCTCACTTCAGGGACAATTATCAACATCGACAATTGACGAAAAATCTCCCCCCGGAAACCATTTCTCATCTGACAATGAGAAAAAAGAGTACAGCGGATATACTCAACTTCTCTGGGACCGGAAAACCGGAGTAAATTCCGGCATGCAATTTCGCACATCCTATACCAGAGACGCAATTACTCTGGAGGATATGGATGTAGAGTCAAATGCAGTTGATGCTGAGTTCATATACTCTGCTGAGAAAATGGGTGTACATCTCCTTACTTTTGGCTTGGGTGGACGTTATTTCTGGGATTCATTCAGTCAAGGAAAAAAAGTTTCAGTTATAAATGATAACATCTACAGACTTGATTTCAGCGGCTTTGCCAAAGATAAAATAACTATTATAGACGAAAAACTTTTTCTGACACTGGGTCTAAAACTTGATTACTCCGGTTCCAATGACCTTTCACCGCAACCAACAGCTCGATTACTTTACACTGAGGGTGATGAAGAATACTGGTTGGCTCTCTCTCAGGCAACCAGACAACCGGGTAACTGGATTCGTGAAGGCAATTACAAAATCAAAGTGAGAGACACCACATACGATGTTAATATTTCCAGTAATCTTGAACCGGAACAGTTAAGCTCTATTGAAGCCGGTTATCGTAAACTTTTCAGTAAAACACTTAAACTGGATTGGTCACTTTACTTCAATAATTATGATAAACTCGCAACTTTTGAACTCGACAATGATAATAATACGGCCACTCCAGCAAGTAATCTTAGCGGATTAACGTACGGGACCGAAATAGCACTTGACTGGTCTCCACTGTCTTTCTTAACTCTAAGACCATCACTTGATCTTTCAAATCAAGATTTTTCAAGAACTGGTATTAATATCCCTGGTTTTTCTCCTCCAATAAACAGTCCTATATACAGTGTTAAACTTCAAGCCCTGTTCAATATTTCAAAAGAATGGGAGTTTGATTTATTTTCATCATATCTGAACACTATGGACGGGAAAGACCTATCCACAGGATTCGGACTTGATGCGAGACTGGCATGGACACCACGTAATGACCTATCAATTGAACTGATCGGTGATAGCTTACTAGGGGGTGTCAACGATGGAGATTTTGTCCCCGCAGAACCCTCATACACTCTGAGGTTAACGTGGGATTTCTAAAAATCCATAAAATAATGGCAGTTATGCTTGCCTCATTCTTTGTGCTATATTCTATACCGATTGAAACGGCACAAGCCCGCATAGTAGCCACTCAGCCACAGCTTCAAGCTCTGTTTATTAAAAAAATAACCAAGTATGTTCTGACACCGGATATGAATAAAATTTCCGCAATCAGACCTGTAACGGTTGCTGCAATTATGCCGCATGAAATGGCTGCTTTTTTTAAAAAAAGCGATGGATTCAAACTAGTACGCTGGCCTGCTGCTAATTGCGAAGTACTTTTTATTGGAGATGTAAATCCACGGATTATGGCAGCTGTATTGGAAAAAGTTAAAGGTAAACCAATTCTAACTATAGGACGCAGCCCTTATTTTCTAAGCATGGGAGGTATGATTAATCTGGTTGAAAACGGATCCCGCTTTAAATTGCAAGTAAATGTATGTGCTGCCCGTAAAGCTGGGCTTACAATCAGTTCCAAGCTTCTCAAGCTATCTGACGTTTACTGTGGAGAAAATCCTCAATGACCATATACAGCAATAGTATCGGCCGTAAAATAAGTGTTGCGATACTAGGAACAACCATTGCTGCACTCATAATTTCGATGACACTTAATGTAGCTTCATTCTTTCACTCTTATCGTCAGGCAACCATTCAAAAAGCAACAGGACTTGTTAAGGTACTGGCAACGTCCATCACTCCTGCCCTCGACTTCTCAGACCGGGATGCGGCAATAGAAGTTTTGAATTCCCTATCGTTAATTGGCAATGCCGTTGGAGCAACAGTTTTCACAATTGATGGAAAAGTATTTGCGTCCTTTGGTAAGAAAGTTGAATCCCTACCCGCAAAAGATCTCGACTTACTTATTGAATTTAATAAATTCCAAATTGTACAGCCAATAAAATCAGGTAATGAAATTCTTGGATATTTATTGCTGGACGGACGTTTTTCAGATCAGTTGGACTGGTTTTACCAAAATATTATTTCATCGCTGTTTATTCTGCTCACAGTTTTGACAGTATGCATAATTGCAACGAACTATGTCCGCAAAAAATTAACCCAGCCCATAGGTCAGCTTACTGCTGCCGTTCGAGATATCTCCAGAAGTAAAGATTATTCTCAACGAGTTTCCTATCGCAGTGATGATGAAATCGGTTACCTTGTAACCGAATTCAACTCTATGCTCTCCAAGATAGAGACACGTGATGTATGGCTTAACAACCATCGAGAAATGCTTGAAAATATTGTATCCCAACGCACAAAACAGTTGCGCGCTAAACAGTCTGAACTTGAGAAAAAAAATAAACTGTTGGTAAAGCAAATCCATGAAAGACGTACTGCAGAGATGATCCGGGACGAGGTTGAACGTATTAACAGACATGATTTAAAGTCTTCTCTCAATCTGGTCATAGGTTATCCCGAAATGCTCCTTACCGGTGATCCTCTTACCACTGAACAACGCAAATATATAAAGCGGATCGCATCAGCCGGTTACCGCATGTTGGATATGATTCAATTTCATCTGGATATGTTTAAAATGGAACAGGGAATTTATCGGTTGAAAACCATGAAGGTAGATCTGATTGACCTAATGACATCCCTTGAAGAAGAAATGGCCCTGTTGCTAAACCAGACCGATGTAAAGCTTTCCATAATGCTGGATGGCGAAGAAATCGAAGGAATGGAAGAAATTCACCTTACAGGAGAAGGGATGCTGCTGCGCACTATGTTCCGGAACCTGATCAAAAACGCAGTAGAAGCTTCAACTGAAGGTGACAAAGTTACTATTGCAATCCAAAACGGTCC encodes:
- a CDS encoding flagellin, whose protein sequence is MSLVINNNTMANSAARHLNDSYKALGKSTEKMSSGLRINSSSDDAAGLAVRELMRSDVSTLGQGVRNANDGISMIQTADGALSVVDEKLIRMKELAEQASTGSYTSDQRALIDQEYQAMASEITRIASATDFNGIYLLNGNLDGDEAMTIHFGTGNDSAEDKYTVEIGNCTASALGVGNQSALDAGYTVSTQEAAQAALGALDAAITSKDKIRANLGATENRLDATISNLEIQAENLAAAESQISDVDVATEMTNYSKQQIITQAAVSMLSQANSLPQMALSLIG
- a CDS encoding response regulator transcription factor translates to MNKILLIDDDPEMGELLSTYLDGEGYTLHHACTAKDGLKVIEHGDFELVLLDIVLPDISGLNVLGKIRQDSTIPVIMLTGKGDEVDRVVGLEMGADDYICKPFPLRELLARMRASLRRCSMSKSSIIHTPSSKGKLKVGGIEVNLDSQSIIVQGLETHFTAAEFSIIEHLAVNCGKLVERDELMEIALGRTVDFDDYVLNVHMSNLRRKIGDSVAIKTIRGRGYMMTARNKTEA
- a CDS encoding TonB-dependent receptor plug domain-containing protein; amino-acid sequence: MIRLRLAVIALLFSLLVIATSILPCFAGDTDVTSELDSLDLEDLLQVEMVSPSERKQSLEHIPGSYTILTAEDIKSSGAKNIPEALRTVPGVMVTRTDTAKWSIGIRGFSGVFNSKQLILVDNRPITSPYFDGVIWSTKDLAIETVKRIEIIRGPWTSLWGSESFNGVINIITKSAAEMQGTQSVTTAGTDGASQFIRHGEKVTSKGTLAVYAKGGYEGGKSYKIRGRTEKGSTNWVTGSAGFRTDWLNTYTDQFSLQGQLSTSTIDEKSPPGNHFSSDNEKKEYSGYTQLLWDRKTGVNSGMQFRTSYTRDAITLEDMDVESNAVDAEFIYSAEKMGVHLLTFGLGGRYFWDSFSQGKKVSVINDNIYRLDFSGFAKDKITIIDEKLFLTLGLKLDYSGSNDLSPQPTARLLYTEGDEEYWLALSQATRQPGNWIREGNYKIKVRDTTYDVNISSNLEPEQLSSIEAGYRKLFSKTLKLDWSLYFNNYDKLATFELDNDNNTATPASNLSGLTYGTEIALDWSPLSFLTLRPSLDLSNQDFSRTGINIPGFSPPINSPIYSVKLQALFNISKEWEFDLFSSYLNTMDGKDLSTGFGLDARLAWTPRNDLSIELIGDSLLGGVNDGDFVPAEPSYTLRLTWDF
- a CDS encoding YfiR family protein, which translates into the protein MGFLKIHKIMAVMLASFFVLYSIPIETAQARIVATQPQLQALFIKKITKYVLTPDMNKISAIRPVTVAAIMPHEMAAFFKKSDGFKLVRWPAANCEVLFIGDVNPRIMAAVLEKVKGKPILTIGRSPYFLSMGGMINLVENGSRFKLQVNVCAARKAGLTISSKLLKLSDVYCGENPQ
- a CDS encoding ATP-binding protein; protein product: MTIYSNSIGRKISVAILGTTIAALIISMTLNVASFFHSYRQATIQKATGLVKVLATSITPALDFSDRDAAIEVLNSLSLIGNAVGATVFTIDGKVFASFGKKVESLPAKDLDLLIEFNKFQIVQPIKSGNEILGYLLLDGRFSDQLDWFYQNIISSLFILLTVLTVCIIATNYVRKKLTQPIGQLTAAVRDISRSKDYSQRVSYRSDDEIGYLVTEFNSMLSKIETRDVWLNNHREMLENIVSQRTKQLRAKQSELEKKNKLLVKQIHERRTAEMIRDEVERINRHDLKSSLNLVIGYPEMLLTGDPLTTEQRKYIKRIASAGYRMLDMIQFHLDMFKMEQGIYRLKTMKVDLIDLMTSLEEEMALLLNQTDVKLSIMLDGEEIEGMEEIHLTGEGMLLRTMFRNLIKNAVEASTEGDKVTIAIQNGPPINVSVKNSKAVPENIREKFFNKYVTQGKEDGSGLGTYSALLIAKTHQANIQMRTSENSGTEVITTFQPEDSAT